Within the Phaseolus vulgaris cultivar G19833 chromosome 9, P. vulgaris v2.0, whole genome shotgun sequence genome, the region ACTTGCAAAAGGTTTATTGGGCAGTTTGAGGAAGTATTTTTACAAATTTCGTTCCTGCTTTTATTAGttgtttttctatatttattcaTATACATTAATCTGTTCATCTTGAGTTGTTGGGTGCTATATATGTTCTGGAATTTGCTTTAGAAAAGGCTGATAGAAGTTGTGGATTGAGAATGATTCTATGCTTGTGTTTCaagttttttcataattaaagcATTGTTCCTAGGTAACTAAGAACGAGAGGACAAAATATGATGTAATAATACACATAATATGAACTTCATATTTCTCATATATGCAGGGGTAACCGATAGATGTGATAGATGATGGTTGTCTAAAGTACAATCTGTCAATCTCATACGAAACTGTCCTACCTATTTCTACAGCACAAATAAGAAGATAATAAAGCAAATTTTCCATTATGCATACAATAACAGGAGTGACTAAGTCACTGGATTAACAAAGGGACAAAAACAGTTATAGATGCATCAAGAAAGTTTAACACATGACTCCCCTTACATAGAACTGAACATTGAATCCAAATACGATCAATTATCTGAAGGATTGAAgtgaatattaaattattaaaatttaaaagggATAAAAAAGACTGAAGAAGCAAAAAGAAACTCATCGAACAGATGGTGAAGCTATTGTCAGAACAGGTGCAGCAAGTGCTAGCTTTAGAATCATATGGTCAATCTGTTCTACCGGCACCTGACAAATATGTTTGAATTAGGGAAAACAATGAAGCTCTCAGATGGACATCACAAATAGTCCACTCCAGTCTAGAAGTTGTTCCAAATGCAACAAATGGCTGGTTATGATCAAAGCTAAGCAAAACCATTTATAAAGTAAAATGATCAGAAATGACAATAAACCGTATGAATCTTTGTACCGACAGTTTATAGACACCCCATGTTCCAAGGTTATAACTTTATCAACAtacatacaaaataaataagtaaatataaGAAATACATTGCAAGGACACAATTCTGTGCTTTTGTAACATTTTTCTCCAAACTGCATAATGGGACACATGCACAAAATACGTTTAAGTAAAATCATGTCCCAAACAATCATGAAATACAGGGAATTTACCATCAATAAGTAATATACTTAAATAGTTTAACCTAACTAATCATATGAAAGACCAAAAGAATATGCAGTGCTTGAAAGGAGAAAGTAGGAGTAAAACAATGTACAGTTTGTGATTATTCATCCTAGTAACCTCAAATCCACGTTTTGAAAGTCCATCCTCTGATTATATACATGTCACAGACAATTAGTATATAATTGCCTTCACATTTATTAATCCAAGTATTAAACTTCtaaatattatctttttaaCAAAGCAATAAGATATATAATGTCCCAATCTCATAGCTAGCCTTTGCAGAAGCAGGATAGAGAACCGTGCATTCATTTTTCCAGTATTAAGAAGCTCAGTAGCCATAACATGCTAAATATAATCAAAACCACACTAAGTTTCATTCTAAGAATAGAAGTTTTGATTCGTTGTTTAGAAAAAACAGGCTTCAATTCAATCTCTTTACTATTTAGATAAAAACCTACTGATTAATTTTCTCCAGAGTAAAGGAGCAATTGAAGCAAAGCAAATTCCTGCTCTCCACATCTAGATGTACAATCTTGGAACTTTTAAGATTAAACTACTCATCTAGTCGGTATAGTTCACACTAAGTTTTATTCTGTACATGTGGCATACGGGAAGCTCTAGGAACAGAGACAGATAATAATTTCTTATTATACATATAAAAAGTTCATCAAAATTGTACAAATTTGCACAGCACACAAGCAAAAAAGTATTGTGCAGAACAGAACACAAatgtttagttatttatttgttattctCTGTATCATTGCATCTAACACCCAAGTATAAAATTTATCAACAAAATAGACCAAAACAATAAGAAGAATAAACAACTTTCTTTGAATAATTTGCATTTGCTTCTTTGACAGCTCATGCATAATCTAGATAGTAGAGCTCATACAATAGGATAAATTTTGCATAACAAAAGATATTTCAAGTACTCTTCCCATAGGACAACCAAGGGAAGTATTACATATTATTGAAAcggaataaaaatttaattatagaaGAAGGGCAAATATATCAAGTCAGTGATGTcagtttagaaaataaattgtgAAAATTTAGCAGAAACATCAAGACACTTAAGAAACTTTAGTATAGCCCATAACTTACATTGTGACTTTGTCATTATTCTACAACTAATAAGTGCATATTTGGCTTGCACTCCACATCAACCCAAAATTGATCTTGGAGGACAGAAGGATGTGctgataaattttcaaaatcatttggATGTGACTGAAGATTACTTCTGCCGAAATGTTTTCCttcatttcaaaataattaagttgtataaaatacattttattcaagagcaaattttcacaaattatCCAGACAAGCCCTATTTCCTGACCTCCATGCCTCTAGAAAGACTGAAGTTGCCTCAGGAGATGTTGTGAGAACCCAATCAAATGCATTGTCTGCATGCATCAAGGATGATGTGAAGAAAGGAATCAATGAAAAATGATGAGGCACTCACATGCAAGACTTGACAACATGACAGATCTTGTCATGTGTATCAGAAAAGATAACTGAGATATTACATGTAAAATTGCCAAAGATTTTTAAGTTATCATACATTCATAAACATAAAAGACCCACAGCTATACATTAGGCCAAAATCAATCCAGTCTATTTACACAATTTTTTCGCATTAGTTGGGCCAGTTATTTGACATTGAATGATGGGGATGTGATACACAACTCTAGAAGGCCCGCAATTCATAAACAAATCCATGATCATACACACAAtgctagcagtgaaaaattgtGCTAAGCAGTGAAAATGTCCGCCGTGATTTGAGCTAAGCTACCAAAGGAAAGTAAAAGCAAAAAATGATTGTATTTGCAActtgaaacaaaacaaaaaaaactatattaaaattaaacaaaagaaTACAATTTGTTCACGCAAACAGaacaaaaaacaaaaggaaTCCTTTGCTAGCTGTGTAATCATCTGGATCCGAAGCCAGCCAACCTGCCCAAGATTCCCTGTTTGTATGGCAAATACgttttcttcttcaaatcctCGGATTCCGCTTTCTTTCTGGCATAGTGCAATTCATGGGCGGAGAGAGGTTCCTTTCTTCTGGGTCTTGGACCTGGGCTTGGGTTTGGGATGGAAGTCTTCGGGTCTTGAGGCTTTTTGTAGAAAGCGGGAAACTTCCTCAAGGGGTCCTTGCTGGAACCTCTCCCTTCAGAGGCACTGCGGAAAAGCAAAAAGTCTCTGAGTCTCCATTTCCTGGAACTCTTTGAACTCGACGAAAGCGAAACTGCGTTGGAAACCGAACCCTCTTTGTTCTCCTGCACTTTGTTGGGTTCTTCGTCCCACGTATAGTGTGAAATTCTATTACAAGGAGAGAGCGAGCGCGTGACTCTGCTGCGACTTGAACTGGAACAAACACTCCTGTCCCTTCCTCTTCTCTCCTCCTCTACTTCTTCTCCCTTTAAATCCCcctctttcttcttccctttgGCCTTCGAAGATCTTCTGGGCTCGACAGCAGGGAGAAGCGGACTTTTAACGGAGTCCGACAAATCGTCCTCATTGAGCGGCTTGATTTTGCCGCCGTCGAAAAGTTCTTCAGCAGATCGAGGGCTCTTGGATTCCTCGTCAACAAAAAAGGCAAACCCATCGTCATCCTCAGCATCGCTCTTCTCTTTATGTCCATGTTGTTGTTCCAAAACATAAGTGGAATCGAATTGGGCGAAAAACCTGGAGGGGCTTGAGGGTGCACtgaggcaaaaatattccccgaAGCGCTTGCGCGAAGAAGGAGCACTGAGATAGGGCGAAATCCTTGCGCGGTTGAAATCGAAAGGATCCTTAGAGGGACTTGCAGTGGGAGTATGTGTGACGATTTCCATGTTGAATGTTGAAGTAATTAGTGGTAGCGAGAGATGAGTGATGGTTATATATATGCAGAGAAGAGGAGGGTGAAGAATGAGATGATGATAATGATGAGAAAAGAGATTAGATTGTTTTGTTGACCAGTGACAGACAGGGGCACGTTTGCGTCTTAACCTAGCCGCCTTTTAATACCGCTTGCTTAAATTATGTGAAATTGTCTCTGACTTAGGTGCGAATAGAATGATGTAACTGTAATAGGAGTACCATTCTCACTGGACCACAtgctatgcatcatttttaacGTGTTGTTTGGTCACCTATGGTACACAATTATTTATATCTTTAAGGTTCTAGGTAACACCTTACCACCCACCTACGGTTGCTTTTAACATCCCACGATACATTGCCAATTTTTTAGATCCACGCCCTTCTTAATTACTAACACTTTTCTCACTTTTTATACTTCATCTCTCAAACTACAGGTCTACctacatttttttcaattttaagttCCCAAccaatgttatatatataaataaagggTAATAATTAGCATTTTAGTAAATGTCttctatataatataataagtttttattacCTTGTGTAGTTATGTTAAATTTAATCCAATTAAGAAAccataaaaataatcaaataattcaTGTTGGTGTTCTATATTTGAAAATGTAATTACATCCATTTTAATGTAAATCTTTGTGACTATGATCAATATAAAAGCAATTGTTGGTTTGAAGTAAAGTTTAGTATTAAATAATTGATATGGGTCTCTTTGACGAGGGTGTATGTGTAATGGCAAGCAATGAAGCATGAGCACATCAACCCCATTCTGTGTGTTTGTCTTAGTCATAAATATATGATGACTTGTGTTTAAGTTGTAATAGTCAAATAGAAGGTGGTATTAGAAATATGCAACCTTTGATAGTTCTCAATTTCGGTGGCGGTAAGCAAAGGATGAACTTCAATTCTAGAAGAAAGTGACATTTTCTTTCTAATCCTTATTATATTATGATGATTACGATACTTCAGAATCATACATCATAGTTCTTTTTTCCATAATTTTATagtaattagttattaaaataatttatgcaCTCTatcttaatattatatataaatagatttattttttccaTTAGTTTGGTAACGACTAAAtcaagtttgatttttttatatgtttaaaccGACCTGACTACCTCTGTGGCAATGAAAGTCGTGATGAGTACTTCTTTTATTCTAACACAGTAAAGTTGTCATATTTTATACTcgtacaatttaaaaaataagctTTGATGTTATATATCGATCACAATATACTATAATAAGATGTTTGTTAATTTCTTTTCCATTTAGAACCGAAAACTATGGTATTCTAGTTAACGTGAGGTCGATCCGTATCTGGATAAGTTTCTGGTGGTCTCATTTTAAATTCTAGTGATTCAACTTTCTTGGAATAAGAGGAATTTTTTTTTGCGAGCATAAAATATagtgaatataaaataaagtgattattaaattagatatgAGATTTCTAAAACATACTCTgttatatataaattgaattgTAACCTTTCCACCTTTAATTATGATCTTAATTGAATGATTTAAGCTAATTGATTGAAATCCCTTAATTTATGCTCCTTCATAATGTAAGATACATAACGATCTATAAATAACCAAACATCGGATTAAACACATAAcagatgatttttttattaagaataaaaCTAATTGAAGCATAGAACCAAAAGATGTAAGATTAATTTGGTACATATgctttaataatttgttttgaaaaattaccgtaagattttattatattttgaaatattatggTTAAGTTGcctttttttatcctttttagtACTATATTTATGCGAATTCAGTCTATCAGATTGAGTTTatactcatttaaaaaaaaaaatattcttttaatgcTTTTATGGTAGTGTTAGGTTTTCAAATATATCACGAGTGAAGGTTATGTATTAACAAGTCCTTAACATATGCAGTTCTATATGATTACATAAACATGGAAGAAATTGTATTGACAGGGGTTAAtgtgagaaaataaaaaattagacatTTGCTACACTCGTGGGTCCAATTAATGCTAAAATACTGCAAGCATTAAGGTGAAATATTAAATGTGGCGAGAGATGAAATCCCTTGAATGCAAACTCCCACGTAGCAGTGCATTGAAATTTCTTTGGCCATGAAAAAGACTTTAGAAATAGTACAGCAAGAGGAGACACTTGGCATTTTCTTATCCTCGTGTCATCTAAAGTAAATGCAGGATCAAAGATTATCCATGTATTTGTCCCTTTCTTCCATGTCAAATATATTGTGCTTTCAATTTCAAATATTCTTATCAACACAACAAAAAGTTACAAAGTACAAAGGAAAACCATGTTAGCATGTCCCAAGAATATCATTAACAGCATCTCCAAGAATTGCTTGCAGAATGAGCATTTTTGAAACAGTATCTTTATAGGTAGAAAAACAAAAGGGAATAGGGTGTGAGAGGATGGGATGCAAATGCAATGGGGGGCAGAAGAAGAGGTTTAGGTGGTTGAGAAAGAAAGAAGGTGGGGAAAGGAAGAGAAAAGAGTgagtttttcttcttaattatGGTGGTTGTTAAAAATTATCATTACGTGaagattttcttttaaaaagtgTGTGGTGttttaacattaatatttttaaattattaatttggaaaaatatatatttttaattattttaaaaaatataaacgaTTAAacagaattttttaaaatataacgaATCAATCTGAAATAAAGGTATGTAAAGGTGCCAGGCCGACTCGTTCCTCATAAACTCGTCCTGCCTTTAGCCTGTAAAGTACAGGTAGGGTTGGCTCGTTCCAAGTAAGGAGTGGAGACTTATTTCACTAGTCCGTCCCATATAAGAAATAACTCACAAGTTTGCGAGCCAGCCtgcataactttttttaaaaaataaataaaattttattaattataaaaaaattattccttcttattattaacaaattaaaattttatccgtgtttcaattaagataaagatatatatatatatatataaaagtatgaTGGTTGTCGGAagacttgattaaaaataattaaagttttcattgtatttactttttcctatatatgtatgtaaaagtataagaatatcttattaaagttttgttacaaaatgttttaatgaagatgactaatttGTTAACTATCCTAattgaaatctcttctttatattattttttattattattttttaaataaaaatttacttaaaattaattcCACTATCATTCTTAATATTAAACAAAACATTTCTTTTTCtaatacattaaatttaatttttttaaataaaataaaatgaaggtCACACTACAATAATAAGGTGAATAAggtatgatttatttttttttacaaaaaagtaaaataattatttttttatttatggcCGGTGGGTCAACCTGCCTCGCTCCACTGTTGACGCACACAGATTGCGGGTTATGCAGGACGAGCCAAAACGAGTCAACGAACTAAATTAATAAATCTGTCCCATACTTTTGGATAACATAATGCAAATCAGTCCACATGACCCATCCTATATTGTCATCATAGGTAAAAGATTGAAAAACAACTTATTAATAATTTAGCCGCAATAAAAAATAAGGAggttgatataattttttacttttactaTGTGGTGGGAGTTGAATAAAGAAGTCTATTATTCTCCGATTTCTCTATACTTCCTAAATCctaattattagtttttaatttttaaacttttgCATCCATCAAACCCAAACTTAATGCATGTCAAAACTCTATTTAAACGTTTAGACGAATTAGACCAAGTAAATTATATCTTCAGCTGATTTCACAGATTAAGAAAATCAttcttgagtttttttattttggaaataTCCTTATCCGTGAGTTAaacctaaaatttattttttaataatattattaatgtttatattttgttagGTCTTTATCTTAACAATAACACATTTTTTGCTTATTGATAAGTGGTTAAAGTTGCATTATTATGATATAGTAGGTCAAGAGATGAGGCGAAGTTTCAAAATATTGATTACAGAGGTTGGTGAAGGATGTGATGTGTGAATCAATTGCTTGGAGAGTAGAAAGTCTCCTAGCCTTAAGCTTTTTAAACATAGAGGTTGCAAATATCAAGTATAGCTATCTTAAATAAAAACTCATTATTCAAACAGAACTACTAATTTCACCGTTGATTGATTAATTAGtatgaaaaaatttatatgGCTGCAATTTTGCAAAATGAAAAAGTTTTATGAGAAATGAAATGCttcttatttatatttgatttagGAGAAACTAGAGCTACCTCCcctaatataatataaaaaataaacgtACATGTACTGGTTGGTACTGGACGAGTCAGTCTCGATCTCGGTTATTGATCGTCCGAGTTAAAGAACACCttaaaacatataataaataatggTAACAACCGTTACCAATCTATATCCCGAAATATCTCTGACAAACCAGCTAAAACAGAATTAACTGAAAAATGTACATCCCTAGTAATAAGGGATCACGATGCACGTCAAATAATAACTCATGGACGGCCCATCAGGACCAGGGTCCATAAACCAATACTATAAATAGAGCCCTCTGTGAAGAAATAAGGTACGCTTTTGACATTTACCAGAACACACacttaaactaaaataattacttaaaaGTCATAGATACTATCTAGACTCTCtacttataaaataaacaatcatttccttatatttttaataaaataatattcacaCCCGATACTTTTTAAATAGACATTtactttttgaatatttttagtaaataacattaatttctcttatatttttttataaatttatactacgtttttattttatatgaaaataattttttataagaaaaaattgaatgatTTAATCATATAAAATTGAACTCATTTTTATCTCAAAGTCTTAAATGATGTTTATGTTTTGAGAATAACGAGCGAAACACATAACATATATTCTATCCTTATTCAGTTCGAAAATTTATTTGGCAAACAATAGTGATGGTATCCCAAGTGAAATTAGTCTCTGGTCTATTCCGTTGGAGTAAACTTGTTGTAACACAGAAAAATATATCAGACTTTAAGTTTAAATTACATATTCACCCTTCGCATGCTattaataaagtaaaatttgtactcgtattttatttatatttatacttgCATTAACATCAaatgtaaatataataataagataaTAAACTTAATAGTATGTTTTATAGttgcttatttatttatttttatcaaaagtactattttctaaaaaatattactatttatatttttctaagaTAACTTATAAtgtaatgaaaatataaattatgtgaCATTTTTAATACATAATGAAACCATcatactttttatatttaaaagctttcatttttattttttttattttaaatttgtctaTAGAAGTTTTCTAAATAAAACAAGGAATTGAGTCTcacttatttattaaaaatataagcaaaataaatattatttattaaaaatatataaaaaagtaaatgtttatttaaaaactaatggATATGAATgtcattttattaaaacaacTATGAAAATAAGTGATTTTAAAACCCAAAGAAGTGTGAGTATCAATTAAAATAACCTTAACAGTTTGACTTAATTGTGAATTTTTATAAGCTAATTAATTTTTACGATGGATCTGATATAATGTATGCTAAATTATAATGGCTGGATAGATCTtttgaaaagaaattaaattttagaaatttatgaagagtttaaaatcatatttaaaaagtaaagaggaaataaatattttcatactTAATCGTCTTTTATATCTACATCTCTTCTCTTTACTCTTCACCTTCACGGTTTAGTCTGGACATTATTAACTTAGTCAAGAATTGGTCGATgtcaatgttattttttttcactaatatatgccaatattaattaataatcagTGTTGGTAAGAGTCTTTTTagtcaacattttttttaatcacaaCGTAATTAGAGTTATTTTAAGGGTggtgtgtatttttttttataaaagctttcatgtagACAAGATGGTGTGTATTTATTAttagagttatttttttttacattagtcaatttaatttttacttacaTTGCCCAGCAGCAATACTTTTATTTAGTTAACATagttcttattttaatttttcttatttgttcTAAAGATGATTATCTAAAAACTCATCTAATACGCAtacactaaaattaaaaaaaaaggatttgCATGAAGTAAAAAGGTATTTAAACCTATACGAAATTGTAACTATCACATAGAAATCCTCAtttaatgcaaaaaaaaaatc harbors:
- the LOC137821124 gene encoding uncharacterized protein, which codes for MEIVTHTPTASPSKDPFDFNRARISPYLSAPSSRKRFGEYFCLSAPSSPSRFFAQFDSTYVLEQQHGHKEKSDAEDDDGFAFFVDEESKSPRSAEELFDGGKIKPLNEDDLSDSVKSPLLPAVEPRRSSKAKGKKKEGDLKGEEVEEERRGRDRSVCSSSSRSRVTRSLSPCNRISHYTWDEEPNKVQENKEGSVSNAVSLSSSSKSSRKWRLRDFLLFRSASEGRGSSKDPLRKFPAFYKKPQDPKTSIPNPSPGPRPRRKEPLSAHELHYARKKAESEDLKKKTYLPYKQGILGRLAGFGSR